One genomic window of Quercus lobata isolate SW786 chromosome 9, ValleyOak3.0 Primary Assembly, whole genome shotgun sequence includes the following:
- the LOC115960014 gene encoding UDP-sugar pyrophosphorylase, producing MASTATESLSKLDINADFASSAPNLQRSLHLLSPQQIELAKLLLETGQTHLFEHWAEPGVEDDEKKAFFDQVARLDSSYPGGLASYIKTARELLADSKAGKNPFDGFTPSVPKGEVLTYGDNNFINFEDMGVKEARKAAFVLVAGGLGERLGYNGIKVALPAETTTGTLFLQNYIESILALQDASCRLAQDDCQTKIPFVIMTSDDTHARTIELLESNSYFGMEPTQVKLLKQEKVACLDDNDAKLAVDLRNKYRIQTKPHGHGDVHALLFSSGILKVWHDAGLRWVLFFQDTNGLLFKAIPAALGVSATRQYHVNSLAVPRKAKEAIGGITKLTHADGRTMVINVEYNQLDPLLRATGNPDGDVNCETGYSPFPGNINQLILELGPYIDELTKTGGAIKEFVNPKYKDASKTSFKSSTRLECMMQDYPKTLPPSARVGFTVMDAWLAYAPVKNNPEDAAKVPKGNPYHSATSGETAIYRANSLILRKAGVQVADPVVQVFNGQEVELWPRITWKPKWGLKFAEIKRKVCGSSTISQRSTMVIKGRNVFLEDLSLDGALVIDAVEDAEVKVRGSVQNKGWTLENIDYKDASEPEELRIRGFKINKIEQLEKNYSEPGNFSLEL from the exons ATGGCTTCAACAGCCACAGAAAGCCTTTCAAAACTCGACATCAATGCCGATTTCGCCTCCTCTGCTCCTAATCTGCAGCGCAGCCTTCACCTTCTCTCCCCTCAACAG ATTGAGCTGGCGAAGTTGTTGCTAGAGACAGGGCAGACCCATTTGTTTGAGCATTGGGCTGAGCCTGGTGTTgaagatgatgaaaaaaaagCTTTCTTTGATCAg GTGGCTCGGCTTGATTCAAGCTATCCTGGGGGTTTGGCATCTTATATTAAAACTGCCAGAGAACTCTTGGCAGATTCAAAAGCAGGAAAGAACCCTTTTGATGGCTTCACACCTTCC GTTCCAAAAGGTGAAGTTCTGACTTATGGTGACAACAACTTTATCAATTTTGAGGACATGGGTGTCAAGGAAGCCCGAAAAGCCGCATTTGTTCTTGTTGCAGGAGGGCTTGGGGAACGTCTAGGATACAATGGAATAAAG GTGGCTCTTCCAGCAGAGACCACTACAGGAACGCTTTTCTTACAGAATTACATTGAGTCTATTCTGGCTCTTCAAGATGCTAGCTGCAGACTCGCGCAAG ATGATTGCCAAACAAAGATTCCTTTTGTTATAATGACATCCGATGACACACATGCACGTACCATAGAGCTGTTAGAATCAAATTCTTATTTCGGAATGGAACCTACGCAAGTGAAACTTTTAAAGCAG GAAAAAGTTGCATGCTTGGATGATAATGATGCCAAGCTTGCAGTTGACCTCCGTAACAAATATAGAATTCAG ACAAAACCTCATGGCCATGGTGATGTGCACGCACTTCTCTTTTCTAGTGGCATTCTGAAAGTTTG GCATGATGCTGGATTGAGATGGGTTCTGTTCTTCCAAGATACAAATGGACTTCTCTTCAAG GCAATTCCAGCTGCTCTGGGTGTAAGTGCTACCAGACAATACCATGTTAACTCTCTTGCTGTTCCACGCAAAGCAAAAGAAGCTATTGGAGGAATTACCAAACTTACTCATGCTGATG GGAGGACGATGGTGATCAATGTGGAATACAATCAGCTCGACCCTCTGCTTAGAGCAACTGGAAATCCGGATGGAGATGTTAATTGTGAGACTGGCTATTCCCCTTTCCCAGGAAATATAAATCAA ttgATTTTGGAACTTGGTCCTTACATTGATGAACTCACAAAAACGGGAGGTGCTATAAAGGAGTTTGTTAATCCAAA ATACAAAGATGCTAGCAAAACTTCATTTAAATCCTCGACAAGACTAGAATGTATGATGCAAGACTATCCAAAAACTTTGCCTCCATCAGCAAGAGTTGGATTTACG GTGATGGATGCATGGCTTGCTTATGCACCTGTGAAGAACAACCCTGAGGATGCTGCTAAG gtACCAAAAGGAAATCCATATCATAGTGCAACTTCTGGAGAAACAGCCATCTATCGTGCAAACAGCCTTATTCTTAGAAAG GCTGGTGTCCAAGTTGCCGATCCTGTAGTACAGGTGTTCAATGGGCAAGAGGTAGAACTGTGGCCTCGTATTACATGGAAGCCAAAATGGGGTCTTAAGTTTGcagaaatcaaaagaaaagttTGTGGAAGTAGCACCATTTCTCAGAGGTCAACCATGGTCATTAAGGGCCGTAATGTCTTTCTTGAGGATCTCTCATTGGATGGAGCTCTGGTCATTGATGCTGTTGAAGATGCAGAG